In Crassostrea angulata isolate pt1a10 chromosome 4, ASM2561291v2, whole genome shotgun sequence, one genomic interval encodes:
- the LOC128180913 gene encoding protein phosphatase 1 regulatory subunit 3B-like isoform X3, with protein sequence MAEINFDSIGISDEEMEISETVQTPNFQMLRTLTSHSFTMPMDYTTYLLSSSPPASMLEQIFSNRCEKLPSNAHNVFSFPETAAEVSLMENEKKPPKSIIQRCNSYEEEEIESSSGCSSGRESPTPPSPKGKKRVSFADNMGYALATIKIMTEPSDVPPRLKPEILASITQGATAGVSSGPPLVLDFKQPASDYLSFRDKLDKFFVSLENVIIKDYTVLGTVKVKNITFEKKVLLRCTFDSWETHMDVESKYVSYSDTNTMFDTFSFEFEVPTNFDQQKKMEFAVCFVADGKEYWDNNEGKNYKIFSADAKPSDHAEEAAKPVCDISKLKNVESWTQFAPWNKVDTSVPYW encoded by the coding sequence atttccaAATGCTGAGAACTCTCACTTCACACAGTTTCACAATGCCAATGGACTATACAACCTACCTACTGTCATCTAGTCCCCCTGCTTCCATGCTGGAGCAGATCTTCTCCAACCGCTGTGAAAAATTACCGTCAAATGCACACAATGTGTTTTCGTTCCCGGAGACAGCAGCAGAAGTAAGCTTGATGGAGAATGAAAAGAAGCCTCCAAAATCCATTATTCAGCGCTGCAACAGTTATGAAGAGGAGGAAATTGAATCCTCTTCTGGATGTTCATCAGGGCGGGAGTCCCCTACCCCTCCCTCACCCAAAGGTAAAAAGAGGGTGTCATTTGCAGACAATATGGGGTATGCTCTTGCAACGATAAAAATTATGACAGAGCCATCAGATGTACCTCCGCGACTAAAACCAGAAATCCTGGCTTCCATCACACAGGGGGCTACAGCTGGTGTTTCCTCGGGGCCTCCCCTTGTTCTGGACTTTAAACAACCAGCATCAGACTATTTAAGTTTCCGAGACAAGCTGGATAAATTTTTTGTTTCGTTAGAAAATGTCATTATTAAAGACTACACTGTTCTGGGCACAGTCAAGGTGAAAAATATTACTTTCGAGAAGAAGGTGTTGCTGAGGTGTACCTTTGACTCTTGGGAGACACATATGGATGTGGAATCAAAGTATGTTTCTTATTCAGACACAAACACAATGTTTGATACGTTTTCGTTTGAGTTTGAAGTGCCCACCAATTTTGACCAGCAGAAGAAAATGGAGTTTGCAGTTTGTTTTGTAGCAGATGGCAAAGAATACTGGGACAATAATGagggcaaaaattacaaaatcttttcTGCCGACGCCAAACCATCAGACCATGCTGAAGAAGCGGCAAAGCCAGTATGTGATATctctaaattaaaaaatgtggaGTCATGGACTCAGTTTGCACCTTGGAACAAAGTAGACACTTCTGTACCATATTGGTAA
- the LOC128180913 gene encoding protein phosphatase 1 regulatory subunit 3B-like isoform X1 yields MLRKKLHCQGLDVYLVIFRTWPCSRNTASKQIPFSGVLRVVRYFQMLRTLTSHSFTMPMDYTTYLLSSSPPASMLEQIFSNRCEKLPSNAHNVFSFPETAAEVSLMENEKKPPKSIIQRCNSYEEEEIESSSGCSSGRESPTPPSPKGKKRVSFADNMGYALATIKIMTEPSDVPPRLKPEILASITQGATAGVSSGPPLVLDFKQPASDYLSFRDKLDKFFVSLENVIIKDYTVLGTVKVKNITFEKKVLLRCTFDSWETHMDVESKYVSYSDTNTMFDTFSFEFEVPTNFDQQKKMEFAVCFVADGKEYWDNNEGKNYKIFSADAKPSDHAEEAAKPVCDISKLKNVESWTQFAPWNKVDTSVPYW; encoded by the exons ATGCTGCGTAAAAAACTGCATTGTCAAGGTCTTGATGTttatttggttatttttagAACATGGCCTTGTTCAAGAAACACTGCAAGCAAACAGATACCTTTCAGTGGCGTTTTAAGAGTCGTGCGGT atttccaAATGCTGAGAACTCTCACTTCACACAGTTTCACAATGCCAATGGACTATACAACCTACCTACTGTCATCTAGTCCCCCTGCTTCCATGCTGGAGCAGATCTTCTCCAACCGCTGTGAAAAATTACCGTCAAATGCACACAATGTGTTTTCGTTCCCGGAGACAGCAGCAGAAGTAAGCTTGATGGAGAATGAAAAGAAGCCTCCAAAATCCATTATTCAGCGCTGCAACAGTTATGAAGAGGAGGAAATTGAATCCTCTTCTGGATGTTCATCAGGGCGGGAGTCCCCTACCCCTCCCTCACCCAAAGGTAAAAAGAGGGTGTCATTTGCAGACAATATGGGGTATGCTCTTGCAACGATAAAAATTATGACAGAGCCATCAGATGTACCTCCGCGACTAAAACCAGAAATCCTGGCTTCCATCACACAGGGGGCTACAGCTGGTGTTTCCTCGGGGCCTCCCCTTGTTCTGGACTTTAAACAACCAGCATCAGACTATTTAAGTTTCCGAGACAAGCTGGATAAATTTTTTGTTTCGTTAGAAAATGTCATTATTAAAGACTACACTGTTCTGGGCACAGTCAAGGTGAAAAATATTACTTTCGAGAAGAAGGTGTTGCTGAGGTGTACCTTTGACTCTTGGGAGACACATATGGATGTGGAATCAAAGTATGTTTCTTATTCAGACACAAACACAATGTTTGATACGTTTTCGTTTGAGTTTGAAGTGCCCACCAATTTTGACCAGCAGAAGAAAATGGAGTTTGCAGTTTGTTTTGTAGCAGATGGCAAAGAATACTGGGACAATAATGagggcaaaaattacaaaatcttttcTGCCGACGCCAAACCATCAGACCATGCTGAAGAAGCGGCAAAGCCAGTATGTGATATctctaaattaaaaaatgtggaGTCATGGACTCAGTTTGCACCTTGGAACAAAGTAGACACTTCTGTACCATATTGGTAA
- the LOC128180913 gene encoding protein phosphatase 1 regulatory subunit 3B-like isoform X4 gives MLRTLTSHSFTMPMDYTTYLLSSSPPASMLEQIFSNRCEKLPSNAHNVFSFPETAAEVSLMENEKKPPKSIIQRCNSYEEEEIESSSGCSSGRESPTPPSPKGKKRVSFADNMGYALATIKIMTEPSDVPPRLKPEILASITQGATAGVSSGPPLVLDFKQPASDYLSFRDKLDKFFVSLENVIIKDYTVLGTVKVKNITFEKKVLLRCTFDSWETHMDVESKYVSYSDTNTMFDTFSFEFEVPTNFDQQKKMEFAVCFVADGKEYWDNNEGKNYKIFSADAKPSDHAEEAAKPVCDISKLKNVESWTQFAPWNKVDTSVPYW, from the coding sequence ATGCTGAGAACTCTCACTTCACACAGTTTCACAATGCCAATGGACTATACAACCTACCTACTGTCATCTAGTCCCCCTGCTTCCATGCTGGAGCAGATCTTCTCCAACCGCTGTGAAAAATTACCGTCAAATGCACACAATGTGTTTTCGTTCCCGGAGACAGCAGCAGAAGTAAGCTTGATGGAGAATGAAAAGAAGCCTCCAAAATCCATTATTCAGCGCTGCAACAGTTATGAAGAGGAGGAAATTGAATCCTCTTCTGGATGTTCATCAGGGCGGGAGTCCCCTACCCCTCCCTCACCCAAAGGTAAAAAGAGGGTGTCATTTGCAGACAATATGGGGTATGCTCTTGCAACGATAAAAATTATGACAGAGCCATCAGATGTACCTCCGCGACTAAAACCAGAAATCCTGGCTTCCATCACACAGGGGGCTACAGCTGGTGTTTCCTCGGGGCCTCCCCTTGTTCTGGACTTTAAACAACCAGCATCAGACTATTTAAGTTTCCGAGACAAGCTGGATAAATTTTTTGTTTCGTTAGAAAATGTCATTATTAAAGACTACACTGTTCTGGGCACAGTCAAGGTGAAAAATATTACTTTCGAGAAGAAGGTGTTGCTGAGGTGTACCTTTGACTCTTGGGAGACACATATGGATGTGGAATCAAAGTATGTTTCTTATTCAGACACAAACACAATGTTTGATACGTTTTCGTTTGAGTTTGAAGTGCCCACCAATTTTGACCAGCAGAAGAAAATGGAGTTTGCAGTTTGTTTTGTAGCAGATGGCAAAGAATACTGGGACAATAATGagggcaaaaattacaaaatcttttcTGCCGACGCCAAACCATCAGACCATGCTGAAGAAGCGGCAAAGCCAGTATGTGATATctctaaattaaaaaatgtggaGTCATGGACTCAGTTTGCACCTTGGAACAAAGTAGACACTTCTGTACCATATTGGTAA
- the LOC128180913 gene encoding protein phosphatase 1 regulatory subunit 3B-like isoform X2, translating into MAGLVNKLLLAYQGYLKGDFLVCVPCIDFQMLRTLTSHSFTMPMDYTTYLLSSSPPASMLEQIFSNRCEKLPSNAHNVFSFPETAAEVSLMENEKKPPKSIIQRCNSYEEEEIESSSGCSSGRESPTPPSPKGKKRVSFADNMGYALATIKIMTEPSDVPPRLKPEILASITQGATAGVSSGPPLVLDFKQPASDYLSFRDKLDKFFVSLENVIIKDYTVLGTVKVKNITFEKKVLLRCTFDSWETHMDVESKYVSYSDTNTMFDTFSFEFEVPTNFDQQKKMEFAVCFVADGKEYWDNNEGKNYKIFSADAKPSDHAEEAAKPVCDISKLKNVESWTQFAPWNKVDTSVPYW; encoded by the exons ACTTAAAAGGAGACTTTCTGGTTTGCGTGCCATGCATAG atttccaAATGCTGAGAACTCTCACTTCACACAGTTTCACAATGCCAATGGACTATACAACCTACCTACTGTCATCTAGTCCCCCTGCTTCCATGCTGGAGCAGATCTTCTCCAACCGCTGTGAAAAATTACCGTCAAATGCACACAATGTGTTTTCGTTCCCGGAGACAGCAGCAGAAGTAAGCTTGATGGAGAATGAAAAGAAGCCTCCAAAATCCATTATTCAGCGCTGCAACAGTTATGAAGAGGAGGAAATTGAATCCTCTTCTGGATGTTCATCAGGGCGGGAGTCCCCTACCCCTCCCTCACCCAAAGGTAAAAAGAGGGTGTCATTTGCAGACAATATGGGGTATGCTCTTGCAACGATAAAAATTATGACAGAGCCATCAGATGTACCTCCGCGACTAAAACCAGAAATCCTGGCTTCCATCACACAGGGGGCTACAGCTGGTGTTTCCTCGGGGCCTCCCCTTGTTCTGGACTTTAAACAACCAGCATCAGACTATTTAAGTTTCCGAGACAAGCTGGATAAATTTTTTGTTTCGTTAGAAAATGTCATTATTAAAGACTACACTGTTCTGGGCACAGTCAAGGTGAAAAATATTACTTTCGAGAAGAAGGTGTTGCTGAGGTGTACCTTTGACTCTTGGGAGACACATATGGATGTGGAATCAAAGTATGTTTCTTATTCAGACACAAACACAATGTTTGATACGTTTTCGTTTGAGTTTGAAGTGCCCACCAATTTTGACCAGCAGAAGAAAATGGAGTTTGCAGTTTGTTTTGTAGCAGATGGCAAAGAATACTGGGACAATAATGagggcaaaaattacaaaatcttttcTGCCGACGCCAAACCATCAGACCATGCTGAAGAAGCGGCAAAGCCAGTATGTGATATctctaaattaaaaaatgtggaGTCATGGACTCAGTTTGCACCTTGGAACAAAGTAGACACTTCTGTACCATATTGGTAA